One Bufo gargarizans isolate SCDJY-AF-19 chromosome 3, ASM1485885v1, whole genome shotgun sequence DNA segment encodes these proteins:
- the LOC122930777 gene encoding odorant receptor 131-2-like: MNITSIDSYVTQLTFWETKGYKILFSTFLVIASLFISSCIYLIIVLLIVFFTTPHVKENARYILFAHMLINDTLYLILALVLSVAFMYLIYIPMPICYIMVSLAVTTFKVTPYNLAVMALERYIAICFPLRHIVLCTTQRSYFVIAVLWFIGTLPNIADFIVLIVTAEKSFFSKYLLCTHDSIILKPLQSSIRSFTLITSIILVSLIIMFTYIRVILIARKTNSKSSSASKAGRTLMLHAFQVLLSLLSLTSTFTESYKGEYVLILVSFNFLFFMCLPRLLSPLIYGLRDEVFRKYIKKMYSLKQ; the protein is encoded by the coding sequence ATGAATATAACTAGCATTGATTCATATGTCACCCAGCTGACCTTTTGGGAAACTAAGGGCTACAAGATTCTCTTTTCAACATTTCTTGTCATAGCAAGCTTATTCATCTCCAGCTGTATCTACCTCATCattgttctactgattgtcttctTCACTACTCCACATGTCAAGGAGAATGCTCGATATATACTCTTCGCCCACATGCTCATCAATGATACATTGTATCTCATCCTGGCACTTGTCCTCTCAGTGGCCTTTATGTATCTTATATACATTCCAATGCCGATCTGCTATATAATGGTCAGTCTTGCTGTTACGACCTTCAAGGTGACTCCCTACAACCTAGCCGTCATGGCATTGGAGCGTTACATAGCCATTTGTTTCCCTTTGAGGCACATCGTGTTGTGTACCACTCAACGATCTTATTTTGTCATTGCAGTCTTGTGGTTTATTGGAACACTACCTAATATTGCCGATTTTATTGTTTTGATTGTCACAGCTGAGAAGAGTTTTTTCTCCAAATATCTACTATGTACCCATGATTCAATCATATTGAAACCTTTGCAGTCCAGTATAAGGTCCTTCACCTTGATCACTAGTATAATTCTGGTGAGTCTTATCATAATGTTCACCTACATCAGAGTTATTCTCATAGCACGAAAAACTAATTCCAAGAGTTCTTCTGCTTCGAAGGCCGGTAGGACCCTAATGCTCCATGCCTTTCAAGTGCTACTAAGTCTCCTGTCATTGACATCCACGTTCACGGAGTCATACAAAGGAGAATATGTCTTAATTTTGGTTTCCTTTAATTTCCTATTTTTTATGTGTTTGCCACGGCTCCTCAGCCCTCTTATATATGGCCTTAGAGATGAAGTGTTCAGAAAATACATTAAGAAGATGTATTCCTTAAAACAATAA